The proteins below come from a single Triticum aestivum cultivar Chinese Spring chromosome 5D, IWGSC CS RefSeq v2.1, whole genome shotgun sequence genomic window:
- the LOC123120298 gene encoding BTB/POZ domain and ankyrin repeat-containing protein NH5.2: MSSEDSLKSLSLDYLNLLINGQAFSDVAFSVEGRLVHAHRCVLAARSLFFRKLFCGLDPSHQPPPPPLNWPNAGGGSGGGGGGGSRGGSGGAPATPELVIPVSSIRYEVLVLVLQFLYSGQASVAAPKSGPLPGCGARGCWHTRCGAAVDLALDTLAAARSFGVEQLALLVQKQLESMVKEASVDDVMKVLMASRKFEMQELWATCSHLVARSGLSADLLAKHLPIDVVAKIEEIRAKSPLAGGGASQPRSPFLTHHYLPINNGPSSAADRDHKIRRMRRALDAADIELVKLMVMGEGLDLDDALAVHYAVQHCNRDVVKALLELGAADVNSRAGPTGKTPLHLAAEMVSPDMVSVLLDHHADPNARTLDGVTPLDVLRGLTSEFLFKGAVPGLTHIEPNKLRLCLELVQSAVMVTTRDDGGGGDGGGAGGSDGGNFGRGDADDSLVSLTMNSTLMYQGQEMAAPPVAGEARNKGNNNGRASPSNLYFPNGFP, encoded by the exons ATGAGCTCCGAGGACTCGCTCAAGTCGCTGTCGCTCGACTACCTCAACCTGCTCATCAACGGCCAGGCGTTCAGCGACGTGGCCTTCAGCGTGGAGGGCCGCCTCGTGCACGCGCACCGCTGCGTGCTCGCCGCGCGGAGCCTCTTCTTCAGGAAGCTCTTCTGCGGCCTCGACCCAAGCCaccagcctccgccgccgcctctcaACTGGCCAAACGCGggaggcggcagcggtggcggtggcggtggcggctcaCGTGGGGGCAGCGGGGGTGCCCCTGCCACGCCCGAGCTGGTCATCCCCGTCAGCTCGATCCGGTACGAGGTGCTGGTGCTGGTGTTGCAGTTCCTCTACAGCGGCCAGGCGTCGGTGGCGGCGCCCAAGAGCGGGCCGCTACCCGGCTGCGGCGCCAGGGGATGCTGGCACACCCGCTGCGGCGCCGCCGTCGACCTAGCCCTCgacaccctcgccgccgcccgctcctTTGGCGTTGAGCAGCTCGCCTTGCTGGTCCAG AAGCAATTGGAGAgcatggtgaaggaggcgtccgtggATGACGTGATGAAGGTACTCATGGCGTCGCGCAAGTTCGAGATGCAGGAGCTCTGGGCCACCTGCTCCCACCTCGTCGCACGCTCGGGCCTCTCCGCCGACCTCCTCGCCAAGCACCTCCCCATCGACGTCGTCGCCAAGATCgaggagattcgcgccaagtcgcCACTTGCCGGAGGCGGCGCCTCCCAGCCGCGCTCGCCGTTCCTCACCCACCACTATTTGCCCATCAACAACGGGCCGTCTTCCGCCGCCGACCGCGACCACAAGATCCGGCGCATGCGTCGTGCCCTCGACGCGGCCGACATCGAGCTCGTCAAGCTCATGGTCATGGGCGAAGGCCTGGACCTCGATGACGCGCTCGCGGTGCACTACGCCGTGCAGCACTGCAACCGCGACGTCGTCAAGGCACTCCTGGAGCTCGGAGCCGCCGACGTCAACTCCCGCGCCGGCCCGACGGGGAAGACCCCGCTGCACCTGGCTGCTGAGATGGTGTCCCCGGATATGGTGTCCGTGCTCCTCGACCACCACGCCGACCCCAACGCCAGGACGCTCGACGGCGTCACGCCGCTGGACGTGCTCCGGGGCCTCACCTCGGAGTTCCTCTTCAAGGGCGCCGTGCCAGGGCTCACCCACATCGAGCCCAACAAGCTGAGGCTGTGCCTCGAACTCGTGCAGTCAGCGGTCATGGTAACCACGCGTGACGACGGCGGgggaggcgatggcggcggcgctgggggAAGCGACGGCGGAAATTTCGGCCGGGGCGACGCGGACGACAGCCTGGTGAGCCTGACCATGAATTCCACGCTCATGTACCAGGGCCAGGAGATGGCGGCGCCGCCGGTGGCCGGCGAGGCGAGGAACAAAGGGAACAACAACGGCCGCGCGAGCCCCTCCAACTTGTACTTCCCCAATGGCTTCCCATGA